A window of bacterium genomic DNA:
AGCTCGGCAAGCGCGCTGTCCATCGTCTGCATGCCGAACTGGCCCCCGGTCTGGATCGCGGACTCGATCTGGTGGCTCTTCGATTCCCGGATCAAGTTGCGGATCGCCGGGGTCGCGATCATCACTTCGACCGCAGGCAGACGCCCCACTTCCTCAATTGCGATCCGTGCCCGCTTGATCGTCGCGACGGCCCCATCGCCGGCGACTCGCGCCGCAGCCTGTTCCGCCGGCCGCCGCGCGCCCACATATCGCTCGTTCGGCACGAGTTGCTGCGCGATCACCGCCTCGAGCACCGAGGACAGCTGCGTCCGGATCTGCGGCTGCTGGTGTGGCGGAAATACGTCGATGATCCGGTCGATGCACTGGGCCGCGGTGGCCGTGTGCAGCGTCGCGAACACCAGGTGACCGGTTTCGGCGATCGTCAGCGCCGCGGCGATCGTCTCGAGGTCCCGCATCTCGCCGATCAGCACCACGTTGGGATCCTCGCGCAGCACCCCGCGCAGCGCATTGGGGAAGCTTTGCGTGTCAAACCCGAGCTCGCGCTGATTGACGATGCTCTTCTTGTTCGTGTGCAGGTACTCGATGGGATCCTCGACGGTGACGATGTGGCACGCGCGCTCGCCGTTGATGAAGTCCACCATCGACGCGAGCGCCGTGCTCTTGCCGT
This region includes:
- a CDS encoding type IV pilus twitching motility protein PilT → MHVDDLLRETVAAHASDLHLTAGAKPTIRVWGKLVALEHHELLEPEDTSQLAYSMLNAFQKQRFEKTWELDLSYGVTGLGRFRVNLYRQRGAVGVAMRTIPSAIPSIDELNLPPILLDLARRHRGLVLITGPTGNGKSTALASMVDFINGERACHIVTVEDPIEYLHTNKKSIVNQRELGFDTQSFPNALRGVLREDPNVVLIGEMRDLETIAAALTIAETGHLVFATLHTATAAQCIDRIIDVFPPHQQPQIRTQLSSVLEAVIAQQLVPNERYVGARRPAEQAAARVAGDGAVATIKRARIAIEEVGRLPAVEVMIATPAIRNLIRESKSHQIESAIQTGGQFGMQTMDSALAELHRRGLISNETAINRAIHPEEMSKILGGGRRTSEERKAR